The following are from one region of the Capsicum annuum cultivar UCD-10X-F1 chromosome 1, UCD10Xv1.1, whole genome shotgun sequence genome:
- the LOC107854561 gene encoding fruit-specific protein, translated as MAMKHSLLKVAVFFTILLTATAVDLSGNSKMSKAMALYGGLPLSISMMRLLVPNDFAMTCHVACRSNSDCAGAWLCHWCWPHENPTWGYTEYWCSMLPD; from the exons ATGGCTATGAAACATTCTTTACTCAAAGTTGCTGTTTTCTTCACAATTCTCCTTACTGCTACTGCAG TTGATTTGTCTGGAAACTCAAAGATGAGCAAAGCAATGGCACTATATGGAGGGTTGCCCCTATCAATATCAATGATGAGATTATTAGTTCCAAATGACTTTGCCATGACTTGTCATGTGGCTTGTAGATCTAATAGTGACTGTGCTGGTGCTTGGTTATGCCATTGGTGTTGGCCTCATGAAAATCCAACTTGGGGTTATACTGAGTATTGGTGTAGCATGTTGCCTGattaa